A window of Colletes latitarsis isolate SP2378_abdomen chromosome 11, iyColLati1, whole genome shotgun sequence genomic DNA:
AAGTTGATAATAATTTTCCTGATCGTTGAATATTTCGCGCTCGAACGGTCTTCTAAGCTATTTTCTAAGGACGATGTTATGTAAACGCAGAAATATATCGGTCAATGTTATCGATACGCAAACATTTTCAAACGTTCGTTTCGTAATATTACGTATCGACGGTGGGAGTTGAACATCCCATTGTTTCTGGCAGATCGTAGACGATTCCATTCTACCGCCTCTAACCGCGAACAAACAGTTCTCTAACTACGATGGCCAGGTATGCCCTACTTGCCAGACCGTTCGCAGCTCTGTTCTTCGTGCCTGCGCACAAACTGCCCCGTTCTACTTGCCTGCCGCTGAGCGATTCTGTTCCGCTTGCTTAACCGTGAACGATAATTTTCCCTTCGTCCGATTCCAACTTGTCAGCCTCTAATTAATCAACTATGCATTCTATGTTCCGTCCGTTCGACCTTGGCTGGCAATATTCTACTTGGTTGAGTACAGAATGGCGAGCGGTTCTGTGATCGTGAACGCAGAACTTTCCGATGTGCTAGTGTTTTGATCGCTGCTGCAATTTAATCGTACGCGAGTCTACTCCAGGGGAATCATTTCGTCTTCAGTAagacattgtatttttggtgaagaatttttttctcgaaaatgcgtaggatttcgagggtatgtctgttgaccaaaaatgcttgtaattgaccccccaaaccgaaaataatttttatagaacgatttgaaattttttttttcaccgaaaaattgtctggtcagtatggaactttaagcgttaataactttttaatgaagcctcaatcgacaaattggtattcttgattttcatcttattttggcctctagaatctgctattaaaatttttcgcaaaggtggccgaacaccctgtataattttgttACTTGAGCATGAGTTTATTATTTAAACTACATTCGCAAACTAATCCGCGACTGATGTTTCAACGAGTGACTGAACTTTTTTTTCGTTTCCACGTGCATTTCAAGTTCGCTTTGTCCGACCACCGACGGTCCTATTTTACTTATTTAACGCGTTGACTGTCCGCTGACCCACATGCGGGTTAGGATGGTTTTTACTCGGGAGTCTGCTAAATACGGAACAAATATTGGCTGCAGTGGCAATCAGAAAAACAATACTCGAACACACACGTGGAATTTCAACacaaatattacaaaataatttcGATACATAATTTTCTACAAATTGGCAAATTTTTTTACGAATTAAATACTTGGTCCGGCGAGCTTTTAACTTCAACAATGGCTCGAGCACGTTTTGCCTCATTTAATACATAATTTTCCGTTGTATTTCGGAATACCACTATTGTTATTGCATCCTTTTACTTCTAAATACGGTCCGAAAGTTtttattgaatttaaaattctggacttgaaacaaatttaaattttgatataatatattttaaattgtttGTCATAGTGGAGTACAATATCACACTCTGGCGTATTTACAACAGTGACATAATGGTtaaaaagttttttaattttgacttaaATTTTGAACAATGTTTTCTATCGTTTAATTCCATTATCGTTCTACTAGTCGATACATCGACGAATTATCgccccaacaaaattcgaaagccCCAGAAATTTCTGCCAGCAAAGAACTTAACTTTCCACGATGTAAATTTCGGAACGAAGACTGGATTAAAAAGTAAAATGCAATGTAAATAACTCGAACGGACGGATATGTAATTTGAACGCTCCCGGTAAACTTTGGAGCGTGGCAAAATTTAAAGGCGCGCTTCTACAAACCACCGACAACAATTTCCCGGTTTCCGAGCGTTTCCGTAGCGAGCTGCAGGCTCGGTTTCGCCTCGCCCACGCCAAGTATTCTACCTAATTGCGCTATTGTCGATAACAGCAGCCGCTTCCTATGTTTCCTGCTACTCTCTTTCTATGATTGCATTCCCGTTCCATTAAAAAGGACGACGTGCGGTCGGGGGCTACATTGTCAGCAGCTCGCGGTTAATTGAGCTTTCAAGGTAAAATATTTCTAACGTACGGGTAGAAGAATTTCAAGCAATCTTCTTTCCGTTCGCCGCAAAGGAATGCAAGATATCGCATTAAACCTGCCACTTTGAATGACGCTTTCGCGTGAATGCATCCCGCGTTGTTCCACGCAGTTCAGCGTGCATTTCGAAAAAGCTGACAGAAAAGAATTCCCATTTTGCGGGTCGGCCAGACCGCGTCGAAAAAgttcgaataaatattttatgcacGCGGCGGGAAAAATTAGGAACCGTTGCGCGTGTTCCAACGAAGTTCTCGCGTATAAAGTGGTTCGCTTACACCCATCTGACCTTTCCTAAGTAAATATTAGCGATGTCTGCACATTGGAAGCTTCACGGAACAAGCACCCGGTGCTTGATTTCTGCCCTGTTTGTATCGAGAAATATCTTACGGAGGAAATATTTCCTCGGAGAATTTGTGTTTATTCGTTGCACGAGCGAACGTTAACCACGTCTGGAACCATTAGAAGGTCGATAGGGCGATGTTGTACATCAAAAACTATTTACCAAGGGGGCCGTAGGTCGTAGTACAGGGCAAACTTTGCAGCGCGATAGCGCAAGTTTCTGCTGTTCGAATTAATTATAGGTACACATTGTATGTTACGTTCAGACTTTCATCGAACAAGTAAATAGGTACAATTTCGTGGTTTCTGTGGAATTTAGGAAATAGAAACTTTCGTTCGAATAAGCTTTTGTTTTATTATTGTTCGAGATTTGGCAAATTTTTCAATCATGATCTAGATTTGCCTCGAAGAACTATTCAGACTGGATAAAATGGATCGAGGTTCAAGGGCTAGGTatcgaaaaataaaatgttCCGAACCTTTTCATCGGAGCTTGTTTTGAATTCGATACAATAAACCAGCCATTGTTCGAACGAATAGAGAGACAGGATCGACTGAAAGAGGGATTTTTTGGACAATAAAACATTCGTACCTTTCGCGTTTATTGCATATTTCATGTAAAATATTCTAATCCCATAaatgataattttttaaaatagtattCTTCTATTAAATATCCTTTCAAGAAAGAATAGGTTTCTCCCGCTGGTGATATTTAAAAACAACCATAAATTCACAGAAATTTTGTATAAAGATCTTGCTATCTCTCATCGCAAATAGTAATACAAAATTCATTTACTCGAAACATTACATAACCTATACACAAAACTCAGTACTCCAGGTTTTTTCGGTCACTGGTTCCGGTGTTGGAAACACAAAATTCAAAATGGCGGGTCCAATATGACAGACAGAATATTTAAAATCGGCCAGATTCGCTCGAAACTCTCCAAGGTTTTCTGGGCCGCTGATTACGAATACGGAGTTGAAAGTACCAGATTAAAAATGGGGGATGCAAAAATGTTTATTCTCAAACCTGTCTCGTTAAAACTCGATATCAAACTTcgtacgaatttttaaggaacccATTTCCATACTTCCGACGTTCGGTTCGTAAACTCCGAAGGACTTGGAGAAAAATTCGTGCACCAAAGGATTGAACGATTAGCGATAGAGCACTCGGATTAGAATCCCTCGAGAAACCGGAAATACAGTTCGGGATCAGCGTCTCGATTTTACATTTCGTGCTCAGTGGGACGTGCCCGGGGTAGCAAAACTCTCGCCAGGATTCACCGGGAGCAGATATCCAAAACAATTAAGACGCCATGGCAGATCGAGATAGGTCGCGTCTCCGGCTCGAACTCGCGTCGAGGGACGCATTCGATATCGATCACCGTAGATGAACCCGGGATTATACCTAGACGCTAATTCCCGGGTTAGAGATCGACGAATCCGTGGACGATCGCGCGTGTCGGTCAGCTTAGATCCTCCTGGAGGAGTCGGTGGCTTTAAAGTCAGCCACAGCTGCGTTAGGTCGACCGATAACACCGAAACTCGGCCACTGGGTCAACGACAGATGAAGCTCCGGGTGCACTCGCACCGAGGACACACCTCCTTTCCGCGGGAACGAACTACTTTTCCCTTCCACCCTCCAACAtccacccccccccccacctTTCTGCTCCATGATTCTCCCTTTTATCGTTTCCGTTTCCAGCCGGATTTTCTAACTCCGGTTGTATTTTTCTCCCTTTTTTTTTCACTTGGTTCCTGTTGACGCTAGTTGCTTTCCTCCACGCTTATAATATATCGTAATGCACTGGTCCGTGCAACTGAATCCACCCTCGTAACACCGTAAATATTGATTCTGGCTGGGGAATTGGTTCGGACGAGCGCACCGCCGGTTGAAAAGGAGCCCGTCAGATTTTGCGTGTCGGCTTAGATTTTTCAAGATTTCTAGGTCATCCCACCGGGAGTTTCAAATCGATTCTCTCCCGTGATGAGtttgtattatattataacCGTAGAGGGTGGTCTCGTGCACAATTGAAACTGCTCGCGGGAATCCATTGATATTGATTGTAACTGAGATTGGAGTAAATGTAACCGTTGCACAATTTAGATGGGGAACTTTTAGGATTTTAATGTAATCTTCCTGTGTTTTAACCCTGTGGTGGCTTGCTGTTGTGCGAAAAAGCGATTACTATCGTAGACtgttggtcgagcgcttgcgagagtggCAAGAGCATAGTCCTCTGGTGGTGAGCGCGGAACTGTCGTCGCAAACCCTTTCGAACCTCGTttattttaacactttgactgccacgtgacccatatacagggtgttcggccaccccagggaaaaattttaatgggggattctagaggccaaaataagacgaaaatcaagaataccaatttgttgatggaggctttgttaaaaagttattaacgtttaaagttccgtctgtattgaatttctttctcgaaactgagtaggatttcgggggtatgtctattcaccaaaaatgattgtaattagcccccgcaactgaaaataatttttccaaaacgatttaaaatttttttttcccgtcgaaaaatttcacaccttctcgaatttttttctaggaaatgagtaggatttcgggggtatatctattgaccaaaaatgcttgcaattgacccctgcaactaaaaataatttttccaaaacgattcgaaagtcttttttttattcgaacacGATTCTTCTACTTTTGAAAGAGTTTttatttccaatccctcgacTCTCAATGAAACTCTAAAATAGGCACCGGGTACTAAGAATTCGATCAGAAATGGAGTTACATTAGACGTAGATTGCATCGCAACTGTCGCGAGAACGAAGTTGCGAGTCGCTGTCAACGTTCCGTCCTCAGAATCTTATTGTTCGGTCGCTTATTGTATGCATGACGTCAGAAACCGCCTGACCGGAGGGATTAAGGAGCTATTCAGCTACGTGTCCGTCATAACCGCCTGcatattctaaattttattgCACCGATGttcactgactgtttccgtatcTATATGGCAGACGTTAACTTGCGATTAGCATTTCCCAGTGGACGGAAAACCCCACCGCGGAATAATGTAGATCGCGGCTATTACCGTCCGGAGCAAAATAAACGgtttaatttatttctaaagACACGCGCAAGATTATACGTATCTTACGCGCTCTATGTTATTGATAAACTGAAAATTACTTTCGTGATttgcaaaaattataaaaactacTACGGTgctaatttattttgaaaaagcttgaaatgaaagtgaaattcACGTTGATCGATCACAAAATAAACACCATAACATTTATACCTACACACGAAATAAGTAGAACTTCAAACACCTATAATAATATCAAGCAACAAAGAATGTATTCTACTATATGAAAACATTGTAATGAAAATTGGAAGTACATCAAAATTCTAACCTCAAGCTATACAATGCCAATTAACGGGGATCAAGGTGTCCAGTTGCGCGTAAAAATCATGTTTTCGGATTATGGCGTTACACGATAAGTGGTTGCAGAAGAGTTCGCGACGACAGTGTCGGTGCAGCGGTCGTTATAGGTAAGAGACAGCAATTGGTTCGTTAGTCCTCGATGAAAGTGGGGTGTTCGAATTCGCAATGGCTAATGGTCGTCGTTGAACGCTGGATATTGAGTCCGTTGAGCAACGAGCTGTTCGCGCGAGGCGGTTGTGGGCTGTTAAGCCAAGATGTCGATTCAAAGAGTGCTGCGTATCTTTGGATGCGAGAATCTCCGTTTCTCTTTGCGTGAGTGATTCCCTGTCtgtgattttttaatttccatagAAAAGTGATCTTGGAATTAATACGCCTGATCGCTATCCGAACTAACCCTTTAAAAACACTGGGCAAAATACATCTCCGTTCGCTATTTATGCATTGCTAttcatacgtttgaaaaatgctGATGGCaatatcgataaaaaaaatCGTATTCGTGGGTAGAGATCGATGAAGTCACCGAAGTtagttgtttttttttaattccgtaCCGCGATGAGTCACACTAAGGTCGATCGAAGGTCGATCGAAGGTCGCATTATGCAAGGGGGTTGTTTCGGTGTCGTTTGCAACTGTCGTCGAAGAAAAGTTCCATTGTTTTCTCTATACGTGCCATACATGAACGCGATATTTACTGCGTGCACGACGTAGCGGGGAAACGGTGCCCGATAATCCCCTCTGTTGCAGACGAGGAAGACAAAGAGAATCTGATCGACCTGGCGCCGTTCAAGTTTCCGTTCTCGAAGATGTCGAAGACGCGCAGCAGCGAGGAGAAGGATAGAGAGAAAGACAAAGAGACCGGGGACAGCGAAACGGAAAAGGagacgatcgcgaccacggagaACGAGGAAGGCAACGGAAAGGAGGCCACGAAGGACGGCAACAAAGAAAGAAACATGAACGACGACAACGATACGGAGGACAACGCGAGGGGGGAGGATGCTCAACTACCGGTGAACCAATTGCAATTGGCCACCGAGCCGGAATCCAATTTAAAGCCGTCGGTGTTTGCTTCCAACAGCTTCATGCCGAGGAACGAGCCCGCCATTCCGAGCTCTGCTCCACCTTCGTATCAACACGTTATCGAACAGGTAAAGATCTGGGTTATTCCAAATAAAAAACTCGTTTTATGCATTTGTCGAATACCCTCGAGGACTAGTTCAGAGATGACCACACGACTCCTGCGTGGCAGATTTAGGTAAATTCTATTCGCGAATACAAATCTTGGATCCATTCGTGAACGGAGTCGTTTATAAATTAAGTCGAGTCGTGATCGTAGCATTGAAATTGTGCTCGAAATAAGTTAAACTATTTTACTTCTTTCGAAAAGAGCGAGGTCATTTATGCACACCTTCGCTGCAGTGTCAATTTGTTCGATCGTAAAAATTTGTCCGCGAATTGCAGGGAGTCAATTATTCTATTCTATAAAGCAGTGGTTGCCAATCCGTTGCACTTTGTAACAGAATTATAGAATTTATTCACTTTGTTCCCATGCAACGATTAACGAAGAAAATAATGTGTCTACGTTTTAGACGCGTTTGGAGTACGCGGCCGAGGCGCAGAAACACGAAGAAGAAAAGATCAGCGCGCGCGAAGCGTCCGCTCAAGAAAACAGGAAGAAAGCGCCGAAGATACTTCACAAATCGAGCAAACAATTTTACAGAGCGATGGCCAAGCAGTGGGGCATCACTTGCAAAATGAGCGACCATTGCAGATGTTTAGATTGCCAGGTGGGTCATCAAACATACTTCATTTTAGTCCCTACTACGATTACTGGGATACCATGCACGATACAATAACGATCAGAAACTGTTTATCCGTTCCTATTCCGCAACTCTGATTTTTACTTCCcataaatttcattcaaatcCGAACTCCTGTTTCCGGGGAACTTTTATTTATCTGCTTCCATCGGAACTTATAATGCGAGAACTTTTATTATAAAAGTTCCGGTTCTAACTGTTTTAACGGAACCTATTAAAAAAGTTTCGCAACCGTTCCGATCCCGCGTTTTAAAACACACTATGATTTGACGAACCCGTTCCGAGGGGCTCttgaatatataatttaaaaacgATAACTGTTCGCAGAGTCGCTATTTCGACTGCGAGTACGACACGAACCAGCAGACTGACGGCGGTCTCGGCGCTGGGGCGCCGATGTTCATATCCGACGTGATGCAAGGCTCTGCCTGCATTTTACTCTAAAACGCCGGAAACGAGACCCTTATGACTACAGGATGGTCTTTGCGGCGCGTAGATGCTTCCGCGAGGACGAGACGTTCACGTGATCGCGCACAAATCCGGCCGACTGTTTCCCGATGGACCAGAATGAACACGAGGACCTCTTAACCGCGGTCCTGACGCTTTGTAAACGGTCAGCTGGACGTTCCATTGCTGGACCGAACAGAGCTGATTCTGATTGTTCAGCGACCAAAATAAAGCTTTACCTTCGTGAATTTTTCTTTTGGGGACTGTCCACCAGCTTAAAGACGTTGCAAAGTTGTTGAGAATCTACGGATAGTTTTCTGATACCGTACTCTGAATACCAAATATTATTTTAGGTATTTCTTGGTACACGGTACAGTACTTACGCGAAAAGAAGGCTACGGTGTGTTGACATCCCCACTCTAGTTCCCTACTAGCGCACGGATTGGTCATTGACAGACGCGCGTTACTAGGAAACTAGAGTGGGGATGTCAACGCATCGTAGCCTTTTTTCACGTAAGCACAATACTTGTGGTAGACATATTTATTTCCGTTATATAGATTGTTTGCTCGTTAAACTATCTTTAATCATCGACGATAGATTTCTGATGTGTACGCGAGAAAATTATTAAGAAGTGCTTTACAGCCCCAAATTAGAATTCACGAAGGATCTAGAACGAGAGGACTGTACGAATACCAATATCGACGCCAGACGAAGGTCTCCGTTTCGAACTTGACGGCTCACAAACGTTGAAGAAACGCGTCGAGAATTGTACGATGATGTTTTATGGGCAGCGTCTCGATATAGCAAATAATAACCAAATATTT
This region includes:
- the LOC143347759 gene encoding uncharacterized protein LOC143347759 isoform X1, coding for MSIQRVLRIFGCENLRFSLHEEDKENLIDLAPFKFPFSKMSKTRSSEEKDREKDKETGDSETEKETIATTENEEGNGKEATKDGNKERNMNDDNDTEDNARGEDAQLPVNQLQLATEPESNLKPSVFASNSFMPRNEPAIPSSAPPSYQHVIEQTRLEYAAEAQKHEEEKISAREASAQENRKKAPKILHKSSKQFYRAMAKQWGITCKMSDHCRCLDCQSRYFDCEYDTNQQTDGGLGAGAPMFISDVMQGSACILL
- the LOC143347759 gene encoding uncharacterized protein LOC143347759 isoform X2, translating into MSKTRSSEEKDREKDKETGDSETEKETIATTENEEGNGKEATKDGNKERNMNDDNDTEDNARGEDAQLPVNQLQLATEPESNLKPSVFASNSFMPRNEPAIPSSAPPSYQHVIEQTRLEYAAEAQKHEEEKISAREASAQENRKKAPKILHKSSKQFYRAMAKQWGITCKMSDHCRCLDCQSRYFDCEYDTNQQTDGGLGAGAPMFISDVMQGSACILL